GGGTGGGATACCCCCAACACCACACCGGGCAATTGCTAGATGCATTGAATAGCTGAATGCCAGTCACACCAGTATGCCTGCCTCAGAGAGCTGGGTGTGGGCTTCTCCGGGACTCTCTTCACTTGGTCGCTGGGGAAGGTAAGACATCCCCACTGGCTTAAGTAGGATCCGTTTCAGGTCACCTCTAAATTCCTGAATATGTCAAGGGGAAAAAcaattatcatttttttttcattggagGTGCTTTGCTTGGCAGTGTTTAGTAACTTTCTGATTTTCAACAATTCTCTCCCCTGGGAAACTGAAGGATTAAACAGCTATGATTTTCCCCAAGTTTTACCAAAAAATTCTAAGTCATATACACATTCCTTTAGTACTAGCAGAACAACTctgtaggcaaaaaaaaaaaaatatggagctGCTCAGGTTGcccaagcaaaacagaaagcagaagtagaAACCCCAGCCACAAGTCATCATGAATTTATATCTTAGCCCCACAAGCAATTACTTTGGCATTCAGCACAATCACGGGAGCAAGAAAAACCTGTGTGGGAGCGGAAAGAGCAGCTGGGAGTGCACAGGAGCTTCCTGAGACAGATTCATCACCAATAAAAGATCCCAATTTTTCCATGCATCCTTGCAGAGACCGTGGTTGTCTTGTCCATCCGTATATTCCTGGCTCCCTGTGACCACTTGGATCCCGGTCTCCAGTCCTCCAGCATGTCACAccagctctccctgccaccAGGCTTTGCACTGAAGGAATGTCTGTAAGGGGCTGGGGCCACAGCAGccctccctcctcagctgccAGGAGAGACACAAACAGCAAGACTaggaaagctgctctgctttttctttcattccttcttcttttcttttttcctttcagcagtaCCTGGTCTCAGCAGTGGATTTACATTTGCTGGCACCAATACCTCATGAACTTGAAAACTTAACACAAGCCCCTCTTTCAACCATGGTATTAAAATGACCTTTTGAATTTTCCCCTTCTCACACAtacaaaaactattttctttgctttcaaatgcaTCAGAATTATATAACAGATTTaaggagagatttttttcttcattgcaggTAGCCATTAAGAGAACTGAACACGCTCACAGCGAAGGGGACAAGGAAGGCATCATCTCAAATGGACAAAATGAACCTGTGGTTTGgtttcccccctctccctcaACACTGCAGCCTAGATCTTCACTTAAGCTTTAACAAGCTGATGATGTGCTTGGCTTCTCAAGGACAGATCATACTTTGCTTCACCTCTTTCAAAATTGGAACAGATGAGAGGTAGCTGATGGAGCAGTACCTGCTGGGGAATGCTCTTGTCCTGAGAAGGTGAGTACAACTAGGAGTCATGGGATGCTACGGTTCTTCTCCTGCACACTCAAGATGAGGGCATTAAAAGTCTTATCACTCGCCAACAAACAAATTTTGGTAAAGAACCTGAAAAAGCCACTTGGAAGAACAGATGACCTCCAAACCATGGCACTGACCCTCTCTCTCCCTCAAGCCGTggtgctgtttttttctgactatTGTTGAACTGTTGCATGATGCCACTGCAGGGTGTTGTGCAAAACTGCCCAAATGCTTCTCTTCTAAATCCCAGTTGCTCTTCTAGTCCCAGtgcagaatgttttaaaatcatagaaccatagaatcatttaggttggaaaggacctttgagatcatcaaatccaaccgttaacccaggactcGCAAGTCCGttgctaaaccatgtccctgagcatcGCATCTACGTCTTttaatacctccagggatggtgattccaccacctccctgggcagcctgttccggCACTTGAAAATGTCTCTTAAGGTAGCAACACAGGGAAGTACATTCAAAAAGTTAAGGGTTTGACTCAACTGCATGCTGTACATCTTCCAGGAGACTTTGTACACCCAAAGCCTTGCAGATACCTGGCATCCATCGAGCGCTCATAGCCCATAAACATTACACCAGCAGAACGAGCTCCCACTGGTAATAACCCACACCGAAGGCACTACCTTACTCGCACAACTGTAACTTCCCAAACAAACTTATTTTACAGAGGCTGTTTGTACTAACATTTTTCTGAGAACAAATGAGGGATATTAGGAATCTTTTCATGCCTTTTATTGcatatgtttaaaatgttaaatgcCATTGTTCCACATCTAGGGTCTGACGTTTTTCTGAaaccactgcagaaaacagatgaaatttagtcctgaaaaacaaacccctcTGACACCTCTGTTTAGCATGTTTTCCAgttacacagtgaaaaaaacaacaaaacaaaaaaatcgGTAGGCTATTAGGCTTACTATAGTTTTGTCCATCTATTTCTGCAGTTCAAATCCATGAAATGTTACAAACAGCAGAAAGTTGCTGAGGAAATTAGTTTTCTTATAAGCAGTTAGCACATGGGTTTATGTGCAAAAATGGTTCACAGGCTGGTCCTTGTAAAAGAAATACCAgatcttcagcatttttttctatgctcagacttttaaaaaactgagaAAGGTTTCCATGAAGATgtaaaggaaatacagcaaaattatTCATGACGGCTGCAATAGTTCTCCTACGTGTTTTACTAGTCATCCTTCTCCTAGTTATGGCAGTAATCCTGACATGAATTTCTAGGATCTCATTGGCTTCCACCCCTTGTGTAGTACCAGCCCCGAGAGCAGCTCGGAAAGCCCAGTGTCATTTCTGTCCAGGACAAGCACCGTGACGCAACTGCAGAGGTGGAACAACCACGTTTCACACACCTTTGCCCCAGACCTGCACAAACCCCATGTAGGGACAGCTCGTCACTTTGGCCAGATAACAGCAAGTGTCATAATTTTCCAGTTGCTTCTCTGTCAAAAGAGAAATTTTGGGCCAGCCAGTGATGCCGACCTGATTCAAAAACAACTAGGTCATAGAGAAACCTAATCATCATGTGTGTCTGTCCTCAAATGTCTTTAgaaaagtcttccttttttaGACGCTTCTGCTCCTCGTAACTTCATTTTCAATTTTGCTATCACACTGTTGGAGCggacacatacacaaaaataattgtttagaATATCAcctcaaagaaaaacactgacattTGTGAGAAACCACCTGATCAGTACAACCCAGCTCTTTCACAGCTGCCAGTGCTTCAGCTGCCGGTTGCTTCCCTGCGTCTTTGCTTTACCCCAGTGATTTGCAGCAACCAGGGCAGTTCTGCAAGTTTGCTTACCTACCAGATAATTATCTTCAGCAGATGATGACAACCAACCCCATTGTTTCCCGTTAAAAAGTGAGTGCTCTGgagacatgcacacacagggTGCTATTTTGTAATTACTTGCAATTACCTGCTGTAGGAGGCGGCTTGCTGGAAGACCTCTGCAAGAAGAAGATAACAGCCAGTGCAGCCTCCTTGCACCCATCATGATCACATTATCTCACAGGAGTTCTAAACTTCAGCAGTTAGGGGAATACCCTGTGCTTTGTTCAATGAGGAATGCTGAGATTCTCCTGTCAAGTATGCCTTCTGGGTGATATATCCATTATAAATAATTCAAATCTCAAAATCGAGTCTGACTTGTGAAGCATAAGGGAATGCAAGCCCTTTGCATGTCCCTCTGTAAAGTTGCCCTTTGACTGCGTATTTTCTCCCACTAAAGGAGTGAATGCACTGTAGACTTAGGTCCCCAAGCAACTGAACCAATCCTCTGCCAGCTACAGCTAAAactaatgaaacaaacaaaaaaaaaaaaaaaaaaaaaaaggaagaaaaaaagaaacccaaacccctCTGCTACCACAGTTCCTGGGCAACTGAAATGGCCAGGTCTGTCCATGGAAGCATCCTACTCACTTGTTTTATTATCTTGTAAACCGAGACCATCTGCCTGACCAACTGATGCCGCCTGTTGGTACACACTGAAGTGCTCTTACCCCTCCCAGGAAGGAAAGATGCAAGTTCTGTCTCTAACTACAAATTGCTGGTTCTTTTTGAAGAGCTACATTAACAATGCTACCTTACAAAAGGTGTGCAGGGAACTTTGCCATCTCTTAACTTAAAGCACAAGGTTAGAGTACTTGGGTGATAGACGTTTGAAGTGAAAACTAGCCCTGGGCTTCCACAGATGTAGCACAGAACGGTGACAAACCCAACTCAACTACCCTCTTCCACCACTCTTAAGCAAGGCGGCATGGCGAGGGCATCATCTGCCAAAGGCGATTCCTGGCTGAGAAACTGCAAATTCCAGTCTACGAGGCAGAAACCCCAAGGTCACTAGAAAACGTTCCTCCTCATTGCTCATGAGAGCCAAAACGGAGAACCAATTGGGCTTAACTTCCCGTACATCTGGAAACCACACAGCTCGGCTAAATAAAACACTTTGTTGCTCATGCAGTGAGAAAGCAAAGCTATGCAGCAACAATGACAACACACCGAGAGAAAGCCGACAGCTCCTCTTTCCATCGCATTTGTCAGGAAAGTATTCAGACACCTGCTTTCATGAGActtcaaaacaaagtttcatttttctaaggCAGTAAGCTAACCACATTCAATACTCGCATGTTACTCGCTCTCCTTGCTAAGCTGGGTGTAGCCTTACCAAACACCCAAGCAGCAGTTGGTGTTGCGCAAGCTACCCCTTCCCCCCAACACAAGCTGCAGACAGTGTTCAGGGTGTCATCCAGCTGCAGCTTGAGAAACAAAAAGTTACCTAGGGATGTTCCGCCAGTAAGTCTATGCAGCAGAGCCGAGTCACTTTCCATGAGAAGTTTATGCGCTGCTCAGGGACACAGTAAGCCATCAAGAACAGGAGCTGCTTTCACAATCCAGCCTTACATGCACCTACCATTAATACTTACTCGGTGTGCGCTGGACATGCCTAGCGCAGAGGGGAAGCTGGACAAAACTATCAACTTCACATGTCACGGGTGAAGGAACAGAGACCAAGGACAAAAATTACATTCCTATAGTGAAATGCATTTGAGAACTTaggcaaagaatgaaaaatataagGGCTTAACACATTTATTATTAGTAACTGCTGGCATGTAATGTAGAATACGCTACAATCGCCATATACAAAGAATTTATGGCAATTACTGGCCCAGCATGGCAAAGCACAAGTTAAATGGATGGAAGCTGAAGCAGCATGCACAACTGCCTCTCCACGCTTATTAAACTGTTCTGAGCATGTAAATCCACCTCATACTTGTTCGATCAACCCATTTTCAGTCCTATTTAAGTACTACAAGGACCAACCTTAAGGATTTAAAAAAGGACCCGAGACTAGCAGCTGTTTGCAAGCGGTAGGAGGCAACTCCCATGTGAGAATTCCCTCCCTGCTCAGGGCTTAATTCCACACAAGAATGAGCAAAGTTCACAAGAAACCCCAATTTTCATCTCTTACTGCAAAGGGAATGGCAGATGCATATAGAACAAGTCATACTTCTGACacccctttttttctgaaggggCCATAAAGACAAACCAACAATCTAACACAACCCATTTGGTTACAGCATTCCCTGTGCCCTCACTTGCTCATAGAATCACTATGCTAGTAACAGAACACTGTTCATTTTCAAGCCAGCTAGCCAGAAACCTCCCCTTCCAGCTCTACGTTATATTaccttgggcttttttttcctatctgtaCCTTACCTTTCCCAGCATCAGCAGATGCTACGACAACGACAGGGTGTTGCATACCCTAAGAAGTACTACCAGGCCATCAGACCACATGCTGACATTCCCCACAGCTTTGACTGTAATGTCTGTTCTTGTCTGGAAACTTTTCACATCAGATTCCAGCTCAGAAGGACCATCAGGGGATTATTACAACCTATGTCAACTTCACTGGAATCAAACGTTAAGTAGGGTAAAACCCCTTCTTGTTTGGATACTAGGCAGATTGTGCTCAGCTCCACATCCTTTAACTGCGATGCAGAAATGCAATTACCTTTACAGCTCTATCCTGGACTAACAATGAAtcagtgctgtgcagagcaaACCTTTAATGTGCACATAGGTGGGAGTGCAGAAGctttcattcagttttcagttcagtttttaaatgttactcTGCAGTAGGCCAACCTGTAAAACCGGCTCGTAGTacttctgctgcagcaacagAGCAGCAGTTTAAATGCAGGTCTGCCATGCCGAGAGATGAGAAAGTATCGACTCAAGCTCAGTTGCAGCAGCTTGCACAGGTATCTTTTTGCACCATTTGCTACTGCTACTTCAACACATAAGCAATCAACAGGCTCCGAATGTAGTTAAAACCCAGGGTGTGCTTACCGATTACCTGTTACTTCCGTATCATATGCTGATGGGAATGTTGAGACCATGGCACCTGCTAAAGGCACAGTAGATAAAATTCCTGCATATTTTCTGGATTAGTAGTCCAAGATACAGAACACTGTTTCCTGACTTTTGTGTGGACCGTTACCCCACTGAGTCACCCAAGTCTGAGAAATTCCCTGATCGATTAAAGTTCAGAGCATGATTGCACATTTTGATGCAGAGCTAAGTAGCAGACTTGCTCTGTGCAGTGCCCAAGAGGCCTTTCAAAACTCAGAAGCAGGTCACCCATTAACGCTGTCCAGTAACGTTATTCAAAAACCATCCCACATCAACAGGGCACATGAAATAAGAGCCACAGCTTGTAGAATCCTCACCCTTTGCAGACAACCTCCCTCCTCGTGATATAGCCAACTCTGCCCTTGCTCGCTAATGCCCAGGGAAGGTCAGAGTCATTAATTCTGGTCCTTtatctctttctcctcttcctgcagcCAGGCTACTATTAAGTGTTCCTTGAACGGTGCTGTTCCTATACTATACATCTTTGTTCCGTAAGGCATTTAGCAAGAGGAGAACTGGTTTGGGAATACAAGTCACCTTTATAGTCTAGTAGGTACCTAACTAATGCCATTCCTTCAGCAACACAACACCAATACCCACCGTAAAACAGGAACTGCTTTTCTGATGCAGAACTTGCACATCTATCTCTGGTCTTGCAAGAAAGAGAGTCAACACACATTTATacaaaaagatttattaaaaaaccagTAAGACACTACTACATCATGACACTGTCACACTGGGCTTTTGAACACAAGACTTGCGCTACAATACTGAGGAAGGGGCATAAACCAAATTGATTCTTAAGCATAGCAATTAAGAAATAAGACTGTGAAAGCAATTTTGTCTTAATGAAAACTCAATTAAACTTCAGAGGGACCCAACGTCTTACTTCCAATTCATGGACTTGATATAAAAATTAGTTTGAACTGCTATTAGCAGGTAGCATGTGCCACCTCAAATGAAtcttcaaatgagaaaatactgcGTCTCCgcctaaaaaaaagaaaagagaaaaaagtgattCTGTGGAAATTGACAGCTGGCAgaaaagttgtttgtttgtttgtttgttttattaacaGACAACTGCATTTTAGATACCCCTATTTCCCACTCTATGTAAATATGGTATATCAACATTAATCATGtaaatatatgctttttaaattaaagctgaaCAGGAGAGTCCATGAGCTGGAAATCCACATGTGCACCAATGTTTAAGGCAAATTTTTCACTATATGCTGTAAATTTACTTAGAAAATGCTTCTAGCCTTAGATGTTACAAGACATCTGTGATACCCATAACCACCACCAAAACTATTTTGGTGGATGGACCTTTTGGGCCCAGAAGTTGCATTTAAGAATTGTGCCGACCCACTATAGAATATTATTAACTTATCTGTTAAGAAAATACAACTAGAAGAAAAGGTTACATTAGCTACTATAGTAGGATTGTGTTCAGAAGCTAAGGAGAAGTCGACACAACAGGAATTCAGCTCAAGAACTTCTTGCAATTACGGCTACAATGTCTATAAATGGGAAAAGCAAGCATTAAAAtagattaataaaatataaaattaagacTGGAAAATCCAGAGACAAGCTGTATCCTTAGAAGaacaaagttaaaattattCAGTAAGCTGACGTATTTAACCATTACTGGGCctgtaaaaaatgcattaaaattacattacatatagttttaaaagcaaagaaataagtGAAGGCAAAGCTTGAAgtatccattttattttataatgctGATACAGGATGTTGGAAGAGACCATACCAAACGGCAGCATTCGAGAGCGTGAGCATCTCGTACCCTGTCCGCATTGAGCGGGCCTGTGAGAATCGTGAAGTCAGCGCGACACAGGGCCTGCAATGAAGTTCCCGCTGGCGGGTACAAACAAGGTATAATGTCAGAGTTAGTAGGCAATATTGTTTCGCTGCAATTCCTTAATTTGTACCCATTAGCAGTACTTTACCTGTTAACTTTACTGACTTGTTAATTATAGGGCAAAAAGGCAAAAGCTTAAAGAGCACCTGTGTTACATATCTTCAAAGTCATTATGTTACATTATGGTAAGCACGTCTGGGTgctgtgaaattttaaaacattaatcaTTACAATATCTTATGCAGAAGAtttgaaaaattactattaattacaaaaaaagctTGTAAGTACGTATTTAGGACATACCTGTTTGGGGTAAGTTGCAAACGGAATAATTTAGTATGGTTTGTAGCTATTTTGATGACCACCTCTCCGAGATACTTTCCCATAACCACTCTGCTGATCTAAACATAACAGAAAGCTATGAGATGGAATGCTCCAGAGCCtacagcatttcagaaggaaacatCAATGCCACCAACTCAGGCAGCTTTCAAAGCCAGCTTCCCTCACCCCGACTCCAAAGCAACATGTAACTGTTTTCATCCTGCCCACAACTTCAACTTCTCTAGAAGGTGAAGATTTACACACCCACCCACTCAACAGCATCTGGGAGAAAAACAACCACATTCACTAAAATCCTAGCTTATTTCAAAACGTCACGTAGTTTTTGCCATACTCAGGCAGAGCAAATTTACCAGATGACTGGCAGCAAAATGCCCCTGGAAGACAGACTGTCTCCGCTCTGCTACTTGGCATGAGCACACAactgtgcagctgcctgctgtctGTGTCCAAATTCTGCGTACAGGCCCATCACCACCATCACAGCCATAGCCTTGTGTAGATGGGTAGTTTAATCTTTTATTATGTGATCACTGCAGTTCTCAAATTTATGTTCTGTTCTTGGCCAAGACAGCCACTTCAGGAACTCAAGCAGCCTACAGGGTAGGTAACAGTTTACAGAGTAGGTTTATAAGGAGACAGCTGAGGTTGGGGCCCTCTCTCCCTCACCAACCAACAATGCTGTGAAACTAAGGAAGCCGAGGGGCACCTTACCTTATGACCAGCAGAGATAATACCCCCATCTCCTAGGGACATGGGGCTTCCCAGCAGCCTTACAGCCCCACTACATAACCAACATCCATGCGCACTTGATACAGTTAAGCAGAAAAAGTGCAGACAGAGGGATATTTGAAACCAAGGACCCCGTGCACAAGGTGAATGCTGCTAAGTCACCCGAAAGCCTAAACCAGTATGTTTTAAAGCCATTGCTCCCTTATATCTGTAGCAACAATTTTCTTACAAGCAGCAGATGAGGACTTTTTATAAGAAGTTCAGTACTTACTGCTATAGTCACCATATCCATAGTAGTTGTTGTAACCAGTGTAGTCATATCCTCCATAACCTCCATACCCTTGGCTGTTGTAGCCATAGTTCCCATACCCCTGATTCCAGTAGCTGCTGTATCCCTGGTTCCAGTTTTGACTGGGGCCTGCAACAcaaaagagctgcagcagagttGTTTTCATTAGTGAGCTCCTCTCCTTCCAGTACTACAGCAGTGCAACCTTACCTCCACCTCTTCCCCGAGCTCTTCCAACAAACCCTCCTCGActcccccactgctgctgctgctggtactGTTCCTTTGACATAGCTACTTTTATTTCACACTGGAAACAAAAGTTAAGTGAGATCCAATTAGCaaagaaaacccccacaaaGCATTCTCAAACTTAGAGAACACTAAGCAGAAAATAGGAATTAGTCACCTTGGTGctctccctgaaaaaaaatggatagcTCATACTCTCCAACTTGAAAGCAGTTTTAAGACACTGGcattataaaaacatttcaagattCCTAATTTTCTACCAGCAGAACCAATTCTAAACAGAAAGTTTGTTTCTCTGtatatctttctgttttccctttgaacTAGAACTCTGAGGTCTATTTATCTgggaaaactgaagtaaaatcCCAGTTACAAAAGTATGGTCAGTGTTTTTACTCAACTCTGTTCTGAAGCTTCCACTACATGCACATCCAATGAAGAAGAGGCTAGCTACAATCCGAGTTGTTACTAGGTTGAATTTCAACCAGGTTTCGGAAAGAACTTCCAACAGGAAAACCTAACttcccatttcatttcagttttggaagCAATTTAAGataaactgacatttttcttaaaacaacaaaatatttccgTATTGAACACACATGATCCAGCTACCAGGAAAACACAGTGCAGCCTGACACAGCAGATCAGTGACAGCACCCTGACCACACAGCCAGAGAATGTGGGATCTTCACAATGAACAAaaaggctgcagcccagccctctccccacagcaggTGCAGTACAAAACCTCACTGGAAACCCCCTCAGCTCAGAAGTTAAGATTACAGTAACCTATTCCTAGCACCTATATAAATACTTTATCAGCTTAATGCCTACATGTGAGAAATAATGCCTATAGGTATTTCCAGACTATTATCCCCAAACAGATGCAACTATAATGTAAACCCCTCTACTGTCAATGTTCAGTTTCTCTAGGAAAAACTCCACTTACTTTACTAAGTCCAACATTGtggtatttcttttccattattttcttcactggTTCCTCTTCCTTGAAAGTAATGAAGCAAAATCCACGCCTCTTGTTAGTTTTGTTGTCCATGGGGAGCTCTATTGATTCAACCTGGTAGGAGACAGTGGTTTTATCTATTATGCTGCCATTCTTGTCACTTAAAAATGCACTGTACATATGTTTTAATTGTGTTGGatacataaataaatgtgtCTCTGTTTGACTTTCAGTTTTAACTCAGTTAACGCTGAAGTAACTAGGTGTTTCAAACCTTCAGCAGACCTAAACCTTCAAGTTCTGTATGAAAAAGATGCAGCCTTATGCAAGGGCATAACTCTTTCACAACACTGCCGAAATTGTACGTTAAACAGGACAAATATTACATCTGACTACAAACACAGAGTAAAGCTGTTCTTACATCTGGCACACAAGGCTTCAGGCTAGGCAAACAGCAGTTGAAGAGTCCAGTGTGAACTGTCTGTAAGGGAGTAATATGGCAGGTATTTGACAACCGAACTCCCTGACAATGGAGCTGTCATGACCTGATGCTGTCAACATCTGAGAACTAACAGGGAAGCAGCAGTTGTACCAAGCTCACACAAGGCTAACTTTTAAGAACTGCAGGGATACTTTGTTCACCTGCACCATCAAAAAACTCGGGACAGAGACAAGAAACTATACAGCTGCACAGACTTTAGGAAACCTATCTGAATCTGTGCCATAGCAAATGAGCTGGGGCGGCTGAAGAGCATTGCATCCAACTGACCAAAGCATCACACTCAAAAACAGTGCTTCCCATGCCTGTGCAAGTCAAGACTGTCAGACATCCCATGAATCAGTTCCTGACTCTCTGGCTTACCCCAGTTTCTCCTTCCATTAAATTAATACCCTTATCATTAAAATTCTGGCTACCAAGACACACAGGGCTACACTGGCCATTAAGCTTACAATAGGTCCACGCAGGTTGCATTTGGGGGCTCTTTTTTCTTACCAGATTTGTGAAGACAGAATAAATTCTACAAATGTAAGCAGTCTATTTCACCACTTACCTCACCAAAACCTCCAAAATATTCCCTTATTTTCTCCTCAGGCGTGTCTGGAGATAAGCCCCcaacaaaaatctttttaacaggttcttttgttttcatggctTTAGCTCTTTTAGGATCAATGACCTTTCCATTCAGCTTGTGTTCTTTCTGGTCCATGACCTGTGGGTAATTAAAACACGATCTCACTCGCAGTTCAAGCTCTATGTTTCACTGGTGTTTTGAGCAAGGCCcagttattttatatttaggTTTTGTTAATGCTATCACTTCCATTTCAATACTTTGATTACAGCAATAATTTGTTGCATGAAACCAGACAGTTCCATAATTTTGATCACTATCCACTGACAGACAGTTCTGACAAAGCCTTTCAAGAGTCACCTGGAGCCATGTATCACCCAAGAAAAGTAAGAGTGTAACATTTCTCAGCAAGTACTCTACAGTCCCATCCTCAAACCTCATGCAGTAAAGAATCTGTACTTTAGGTATCACCAAAGGTCAGTGAAGGTGAAGACTTTTCAGTGTGCTTCTGTCAACAGGATTTTAGAAAGGTTAACAGCTAATTTTTGCTTTGATAAAGCCCAGATCTATCAAAGCCACTGGCTCTACTCTAGGGGTTCACGTTGCAGCTCTGAAAGGCAgagactttattttctttgtaaacacTGCTTTCACAGTAGTAGGCAGCAGACATTTAtatatacagtattttcaaagtgCTCAAGTCCAGTGGCTTGCTGTCCCGATCTCCTGTAAGTACTCGAAGCCATACTTTGGGAATTGCTGCCGGTCCTGGCCACCGCATCACAAGTGAGATGGTTtaggaaaaacacatttcaataTGCATCTTATTGTATCCCATAATCATCTTTAAGAGATCAACTTTAACAAACACCTATGCATACAGTCAGCCGAGTGCTGCATCTTTGCTACCTAAAATTGAACATGTGGTCCCATTACATTAATACTACCTTATCTACGCTCTCCGATTCTTTGAAGAGTACAAAGCCGAAGCCTCTCGATCGCCCAGTGATGGGATCTAACTTCAGAGTGCAGTCTACAACTTCACCAAATTTAGAGAAATAGTCCTTCAGATCTTTCTTTGTAGTGTCCCAGCTAAGGCCACCAATAAACATTTTCCTGTTAAGACAAGATGGTTAATCTGTTAATGTGTCGTAACCAAAATCCTGTACTGTCAAGCTTTATGAGCTCAGTTACCCAATAGAAAaaatagcagtattttttaTCAGTGAC
The Falco rusticolus isolate bFalRus1 chromosome 1, bFalRus1.pri, whole genome shotgun sequence genome window above contains:
- the HNRNPD gene encoding heterogeneous nuclear ribonucleoprotein D0 isoform X2, with the protein product MSEQQFAMDSAVAGAGGSSAEPAEQPEGLAGAGAGGADGGGGGGGGGIESEGAKIDASKNEEDEGKMFIGGLSWDTTKKDLKDYFSKFGEVVDCTLKLDPITGRSRGFGFVLFKESESVDKVMDQKEHKLNGKVIDPKRAKAMKTKEPVKKIFVGGLSPDTPEEKIREYFGGFGEVESIELPMDNKTNKRRGFCFITFKEEEPVKKIMEKKYHNVGLSKCEIKVAMSKEQYQQQQQWGSRGGFVGRARGRGGGPSQNWNQGYSSYWNQGYGNYGYNSQGYGGYGGYDYTGYNNYYGYGDYSTGTSLQALCRADFTILTGPLNADRVRDAHALECCRLAETQYFLI
- the HNRNPD gene encoding heterogeneous nuclear ribonucleoprotein D0 isoform X4, with translation MFIGGLSWDTTKKDLKDYFSKFGEVVDCTLKLDPITGRSRGFGFVLFKESESVDKVMDQKEHKLNGKVIDPKRAKAMKTKEPVKKIFVGGLSPDTPEEKIREYFGGFGEVESIELPMDNKTNKRRGFCFITFKEEEPVKKIMEKKYHNVGLSKCEIKVAMSKEQYQQQQQWGSRGGFVGRARGRGGGPSQNWNQGYSSYWNQGYGNYGYNSQGYGGYGGYDYTGYNNYYGYGDYSTGTSLQALCRADFTILTGPLNADRVRDAHALECCRLVWSLPTSCISIIK
- the HNRNPD gene encoding heterogeneous nuclear ribonucleoprotein D0 isoform X1, with the protein product MSEQQFAMDSAVAGAGGSSAEPAEQPEGLAGAGAGGADGGGGGGGGGIESEGAKIDASKNEEDEGKMFIGGLSWDTTKKDLKDYFSKFGEVVDCTLKLDPITGRSRGFGFVLFKESESVDKVMDQKEHKLNGKVIDPKRAKAMKTKEPVKKIFVGGLSPDTPEEKIREYFGGFGEVESIELPMDNKTNKRRGFCFITFKEEEPVKKIMEKKYHNVGLSKCEIKVAMSKEQYQQQQQWGSRGGFVGRARGRGGGPSQNWNQGYSSYWNQGYGNYGYNSQGYGGYGGYDYTGYNNYYGYGDYSTGTSLQALCRADFTILTGPLNADRVRDAHALECCRLVWSLPTSCISIIK
- the HNRNPD gene encoding heterogeneous nuclear ribonucleoprotein D0 isoform X3, with protein sequence MSEQQFAMDSAVAGAGGSSAEPAEQPEGLAGAGAGGADGGGGGGGGGIESEGAKIDASKNEEDEGKMFIGGLSWDTTKKDLKDYFSKFGEVVDCTLKLDPITGRSRGFGFVLFKESESVDKVMDQKEHKLNGKVIDPKRAKAMKTKEPVKKIFVGGLSPDTPEEKIREYFGGFGEVESIELPMDNKTNKRRGFCFITFKEEEPVKKIMEKKYHNVGLSKCEIKVAMSKEQYQQQQQWGSRGGFVGRARGRGGGPSQNWNQGYSSYWNQGYGNYGYNSQGYGGYGGYDYTGYNNYYGYGDYSNQQSGYGKVSRRGGHQNSYKPY